Proteins found in one Roseovarius pelagicus genomic segment:
- a CDS encoding MarR family winged helix-turn-helix transcriptional regulator, which yields MRDAQGGETLLFLTDEQLRQGIEAMFFAYRGFTSDPDRILATMAYGRAHHRAVHFIARSPGTTVNNLLSILGVTKQSLNRVLRTLVEDGLVDSQVGTSDKRERNLYLTDKGAALERKLSDAQRARMRAAFRSAGPEAVSGFRQVLEAMMDPDMRHRYHALREVAS from the coding sequence ATGCGAGACGCCCAAGGCGGCGAGACGCTGCTCTTTCTCACCGACGAACAACTTCGCCAAGGGATCGAGGCGATGTTCTTTGCCTATCGGGGCTTTACCTCTGATCCGGACCGTATTCTGGCGACAATGGCCTATGGCCGCGCCCATCACCGGGCGGTCCATTTCATCGCGCGCAGTCCGGGCACGACGGTAAACAATCTGCTCAGCATTCTTGGCGTAACCAAACAATCACTCAATCGTGTGTTGCGAACATTGGTCGAGGACGGTCTGGTAGACAGTCAGGTTGGCACCTCAGACAAGCGCGAGCGCAACTTGTACCTGACCGATAAAGGGGCGGCGTTGGAACGTAAACTCAGCGATGCACAACGTGCGCGGATGCGCGCGGCGTTCCGTTCCGCGGGACCAGAGGCGGTCAGCGGCTTTCGTCAGGTGCTAGAGGCGATGATGGATCCAGATATGCGCCATCGTTACCACGCGCTGAGAGAGGTTGCATCGTGA
- the speB gene encoding agmatinase: MEKQGFEGANDGAFTRSDLKGTMAESSYAGALSFMRRKYTRDLTGVDVAVTGIPFDLSVSNRPGTRFGPEAVRKASAQHAWGPVWPWRFDPFDTLAVTDYGDCDFDWGAPMDIPDVIEAHVAGILAAGASTLMLGGDHFCTYPVLRAYAEKFGPLSLVQFDAHRDVEADPGARLDHGSMFNYAIREGVIDPTRSVQLGIRTCFRGEQSYGMRVIYADQAHETPAADLAQIIRETVGDGPAYLTFDIDCLDPSTAPGTGTPVPGGLTSYQALSILRAMKGMDFAGIDVVEVSPPYDHAEMTSNAAAMVAIELLCLKAYARGARAEEMAT; this comes from the coding sequence ATGGAAAAGCAGGGCTTCGAGGGTGCCAATGACGGCGCATTCACACGATCAGATCTGAAAGGCACGATGGCCGAATCCAGCTATGCGGGTGCGCTCAGTTTCATGCGGCGCAAATACACCCGCGATCTGACGGGGGTGGATGTGGCTGTCACAGGCATTCCGTTCGACCTGTCCGTGAGTAACCGTCCCGGCACCCGTTTCGGGCCAGAGGCCGTCAGAAAGGCCTCGGCTCAGCACGCTTGGGGTCCGGTCTGGCCTTGGCGATTCGATCCTTTCGATACGCTGGCCGTCACCGACTATGGAGATTGCGATTTTGACTGGGGCGCCCCAATGGACATCCCCGATGTGATCGAGGCGCATGTCGCGGGCATTCTGGCGGCTGGCGCCTCCACGCTGATGCTGGGGGGTGATCATTTCTGCACCTACCCGGTGCTGCGCGCCTATGCCGAGAAATTCGGCCCTCTCAGCCTTGTGCAATTCGACGCACATCGCGACGTTGAGGCAGACCCCGGCGCCCGACTCGATCATGGCAGCATGTTTAACTACGCCATCCGCGAAGGGGTGATTGATCCGACCCGCTCGGTGCAGCTGGGCATACGCACCTGTTTTCGCGGCGAGCAAAGCTATGGCATGCGCGTGATTTATGCGGATCAGGCACATGAAACACCCGCAGCTGATCTGGCGCAAATCATCCGCGAGACCGTTGGCGACGGCCCGGCATATCTGACGTTTGACATCGACTGTCTTGATCCTTCTACCGCACCGGGCACGGGCACACCGGTGCCCGGCGGGCTGACCAGCTATCAGGCGTTGTCGATCCTGCGGGCAATGAAGGGGATGGATTTTGCCGGTATAGACGTGGTCGAAGTGTCACCGCCGTATGACCATGCCGAAATGACATCGAATGCCGCTGCAATGGTCGCGATCGAATTATTGTGCCTAAAGGCCTATGCCCGCGGCGCACGCGCCGAAGAGATGGCAACATAG
- a CDS encoding response regulator, translating into MSDPAPHLLIVDDDERIRGLLRKFLARNGFLVSVARDAAHARRVLAGLEFDLIVLDVMMPGEDGVELTRALRADLSTPILLLTAKGETEDRIAGLEAGADDYLPKPFEPKELLLRINAILRRMPEPEPETTVPKILQLGPVRYDIERSELMSGEETIRLTATETQLMRIFSEHLRKPVSRTKLVEDLGRDKGQAQERAVDVQITRLRRKIEADPKQPRYLQTVRGEGYMLTPD; encoded by the coding sequence GTGAGCGACCCGGCACCCCACCTCCTGATTGTCGATGATGACGAACGAATACGCGGCCTTCTCCGCAAATTTCTGGCGCGCAACGGATTTCTGGTTTCGGTCGCGCGGGACGCGGCCCATGCCCGGCGGGTACTGGCAGGGTTGGAATTCGACCTGATCGTGCTCGACGTGATGATGCCCGGAGAGGACGGCGTGGAGCTTACCCGCGCGTTGCGCGCCGACCTGTCAACACCGATCCTGTTGCTGACGGCCAAGGGCGAAACCGAAGACCGCATCGCCGGACTAGAAGCTGGGGCCGACGATTATCTGCCCAAACCATTCGAGCCAAAGGAACTGTTACTGCGGATCAATGCGATCCTGCGTCGTATGCCCGAGCCTGAGCCGGAAACCACAGTGCCAAAGATCCTCCAGCTTGGTCCCGTACGGTATGACATCGAGCGGTCCGAACTGATGAGTGGCGAAGAGACGATTCGTCTGACTGCGACCGAGACGCAGCTGATGCGCATCTTTTCCGAACATCTTCGCAAGCCGGTCAGCCGCACCAAACTGGTCGAAGATCTGGGGCGCGACAAGGGACAAGCACAGGAACGCGCGGTGGATGTCCAGATCACCCGCCTGCGGCGCAAGATAGAGGCCGACCCGAAGCAGCCCCGCTATCTGCAAACAGTACGTGGCGAGGGCTACATGCTGACGCCGGACTGA
- a CDS encoding branched-chain amino acid aminotransferase translates to MAGYDDRDGKIWMDGKLIDWREANVHILTHAMHYASSVFEGERAYNGKIFKSREHSERLHFSAGELDFQIPWTVDEIEAAKQEVLAANGLTDSYVRAVAWRGAGEDMGVASARNPVHLCIAAWEWGAYYGDAKMKGAKLDISKWKRPSPETIPVHAKAAGLYMICTTSKHAAEAKGCSDALFMDYRGYVAEATGANIFFVKDGEVHTPDPDCFLNGLTRQTVIGMLKDRQIKVHERHIMPEEMEGFEQCWLTGTAAEVTPVGQIGDYRFEVGAMAREIAEGYEKLVRS, encoded by the coding sequence ATGGCTGGCTATGATGACCGCGACGGCAAGATCTGGATGGACGGGAAGCTCATCGATTGGCGCGAGGCGAACGTTCATATTCTGACGCATGCCATGCATTACGCCAGTTCAGTGTTTGAAGGCGAGCGCGCGTATAACGGCAAGATTTTCAAGAGCCGCGAACATTCGGAACGTCTGCACTTCTCTGCCGGTGAGTTGGACTTCCAGATCCCATGGACCGTGGACGAGATCGAAGCGGCCAAGCAGGAAGTGCTTGCGGCAAATGGCCTGACAGACAGCTATGTGCGCGCTGTCGCGTGGCGTGGCGCGGGTGAGGACATGGGCGTGGCCTCTGCGCGTAATCCTGTCCATCTGTGCATCGCGGCGTGGGAATGGGGTGCCTACTATGGTGACGCCAAGATGAAGGGGGCCAAGCTGGACATCTCCAAGTGGAAACGCCCCAGCCCCGAAACGATCCCGGTCCATGCCAAGGCAGCCGGTCTCTATATGATCTGCACCACATCCAAGCACGCAGCAGAAGCGAAAGGATGCTCTGACGCGCTGTTCATGGATTACCGCGGCTATGTGGCCGAGGCGACAGGTGCAAATATCTTCTTTGTCAAGGATGGCGAGGTGCATACGCCTGATCCTGATTGTTTTCTCAATGGTCTGACTCGGCAAACCGTGATCGGGATGCTGAAGGACCGCCAGATCAAGGTGCATGAGCGCCACATCATGCCCGAAGAGATGGAAGGGTTCGAGCAATGCTGGCTGACCGGGACCGCCGCCGAGGTGACGCCGGTGGGGCAGATCGGTGACTACCGTTTCGAGGTTGGTGCGATGGCCCGCGAGATTGCGGAAGGGTACGAGAAGCTGGTGCGGAGCTAG